Within Ovis aries strain OAR_USU_Benz2616 breed Rambouillet chromosome 3, ARS-UI_Ramb_v3.0, whole genome shotgun sequence, the genomic segment TCCCCTCGAGGAGGGGCAGGCACATGCTCTTTAGAATCAGACGTGAGAGCTAGTCCTGGGGTGAGTGAGAACCCAGGGCCAGGATGGCGCTCCCTGCTCCCTCCAGAGGAAGGGAGCGGACGGGGGGCGCTGCCCTCTGCGAGGGGGTGGGTTCGGAGGCTCAGGAACTGTCCTGTGCCTTGAAGTCCAGAGTGGGAGCTCCGGTGGTTAGTGGCGGCCCATGGCTCTTTCAGGCCTGAAGCTCCGGGGGAAGGACATTGGGAAGCCGATCGAGAAGGGGCCAAGGGCGAAATGAACATAAAGCCTCGAAATCAGTGCGTTCCGGCTGATCTCGTCCGGCTGGTCCCCTTGACCACCGGCGCCAGCACGGCTCTCTCCATGCGGCTGAGCGGAACACGGGCGGGATCCCCACCCGGGAACCCCTCTCCTCGTACCTGCTGTCTAActaacaaacaaaaccttgcaaAGTGTTTGCTTCTGATtttttcctccctgccccccgccctCAGTGGGGTGGGAAcgctgcctccctctcccccggGGCCCAGCCTGCTGCGGGGATGGCTCCCGGGAGCTGGCGGGGGTGGGCGGTCACGTCTGGGAGAGGAGCTGTGTGTCCAGCCTGGCTCGTAGAGAAGCTAATAAAGTTTGTGCCCTCGCTGCTGGTGGTGGGTCCTTGCCCCTAGCTCTCTGCTGCCGTGCCCGGAGTGCCCCCTCCCTCCGGCCCCCAGTGCGGCAAAGCGCTATCTTCACGAGGCGCCGTGAGGGAACCTGAGGGGCTGGGATGGTCCCTCTGCAAGCTGTTTCTCGTCACCTCTGCTGGGACGGTTAGTGGGCATCGGTCAGCCTCTGGGCATCAGACCTTGGTGCCCCCGGTGCCAACTCCCCAGTCACGTCCTTGTCTGTGGACCCCAGTGCGCTCGGGTGGCAAGGTGGCGCTGCCTGGGCTGGAGGGGGCACCTGGCTGTGCGGGGGTGGCTGTCATGCCCTCCGGGACAGCCAAGCCTGGGGTCCTCCGTAGACTTGGGTGGGTGGTGTCTGAATCTCCTGTGTGTAAGATCAGAACCGGGGACCGTCCCGGGTTAGAAAGACTCTGCTCCATTTTATTACATGAGGGTGGCTTGTGGGTAGGGATTTTGACCGGGGAAGGGTGCACTTGGGGACCTTGACCCTGGGAGGGCGGGCCTGGGGGCCTTCCTTTGGGACTCTGGACAGATTAGAGCACTCCTCCGCCAGTCCAGCTCCGTGCCACCGTGGACCCTGACGAGCATCTGCTACTGTCTGTTGCCTGAACCTGTGAGGGTTTCCATCTTACGGAATCGCCCAGTGAGGTGGGGCCCTGCGGGGGGTCCCTCTGGCCTGGGCTGGGGCAGTGGCTTCTTGGGGCCCCACTGCACCTGCCTCCAGGTGCCTCGAGCCCATGGCTGTCTCCTGAGCCACTGAGGCCCACGGGAGGGGCCCCCAAGCATGTCCTCTCGGGTAGGTTGGATCGGGTCTGGGGAACTGCCCTTCCTGCTGATGGGCAGACCCCGGCCGGCAGGGCTGGCGCGCTTACTGCTGGGGTAAGGACCGCACTTGGGTCTGTGGGTACAGCCCCTGTGAGGGTGATGGATGCATGGTCTCAATGTATTGGGGGGGGGTGTTGGTCCCTGGGCCAGGGTCCCGGTGGCGGGTGCGCTCGTGTGAGGAGCTGAGGTCTTCTCTGGGTCGTCTACTGGTCATTGGTGATTGATGCTGGCAGGGTGACGCGGTCctagggggaaggggaggagcttAGTGACCGCTGGAGCCCCGTGCACCATCAGGCTCAGCACACGGCAACCCCTGGCTCCCGCCCTACACCCCCACCCAGGGCTCCTACCGCCCTGAAGAGAATGTTCTCGAAGCCGGGGGCCACGGCGTCCACCTCGCCCCGGCAGGGGCAGCCCGGCTTCTGCAGCCAGCGCCGGCCTGCGacgcccagcagcagcagcaacagcaggaggaggagggcgcCACTGACCGCGGCCGGCACCGCTGcggccgccgccccgccccctgtGGGCCGCAGGGCAGGTGACCCGGGATCCCAGTCCCATCTCACCCCCACCCAGGCCCGAGGAGGGTGCTCGCATGGCTGTCCCCACGGCCTGGGGTTTCCAGGTCCCCTCTGAAGTCACCGGTCACGGGCTGAGGCTGGGCCCTGGTGGGCAGGGGGCTGCAGATCCAGGGGTCACGGCCCCAGGCTGGACGCCCCCTTTATTGTGAAGTCAGCCACAGGCGCGTGCCTCAGCAGGAGGGGGACCACGGTCTCTGGCCTGACTGGGAGCTGGAGCACCGTGGGCAGAGGCGGGGGCACCCTGCGCCCGGGGACCCAGGACGGCCCAGCCCCAGGCTGGGGCCCTGCAGCGAGGGCAGCCGGCCTGTGGCTCTCCTGGTCCCTCAGACAAGGGcgtgacccccccacccccgcccctgggGCTGGCAGAGGCCCTGCCCTGGAGCAGAGCTGGCCCGCTGGGCAGGGCTTACCCTGGCTGGGTGTGGGCAGCTGGCACCGCTGCCCAGCCAGATACTCAACGTCGTCCAGGGCGATGGGCCCCAAGGCCGGCTGGCCACCCAGCGTGGCTTCAAACACAATCTGacgggagggagaggaggctgtGTGGGCCGGGGAGGGGGCCAGAGCCGCCCGAAGCCTCCCGGGTCAGCGCGCCCACCTCACCTGGAACTCCACGGCGCTGGCCACGTCCACCTGGCCCTCCAGCCACTGGTGCCGGCGCCGCCCACCCGCGCCCCACACGGCCAGCTGCCCCTGCGCGCTGCTCAGGACGACCCTCAGCTCGCCCTGGTCTGGGAGCAGGGTGTGAGGATGGCCAGGCAGAGTGGGGCGGCTCCCGTGCCCCCCGCCCCGGGCTCTGGCCCACTCACAGAAGTGCTCCGGGAAGCCCATGTGATACCAGAACCGCAGGCAAGAGGCCGCGGTGGGCGGCAGAGGCTGGCTGATGAGCCCGGCCGCTCGGCCCCCCGGGCCCAGCACGCTGGTCTCAAAGAGGGCAAAGTGGCCTGGAAACGAGAAGGGGGGGTGCCTGACCCGATGGAGCTGGCGCCCCGACCTGCGGCCTCCGACCCCGCTGGGTGCCGGGTGGGGCAGGCTGGGGTGAGGCGTGCGTGGCTCGGGGGCCCCTTCCCGCCTCGGACCCACCTGCCTCTGTGCCCAACGTGTGGTCCACGGGGGGCTGCGGGTAGCGGGAGGGCGAGGCTCCGCTGCTCCAGTCCCAGCTGTACCCGCCCAGGCCGGGCCGGGGCACGTGGTTCCAGCCACACAGACCAGCCTCGAAGTCACAGGAAGCTGCAAAGGGCTGGCTGTGAGGGTGCTGCCCCGTGCCCTCCACCCTTGGGGCACCACTGCCGCGGGGCGTGGCGGTCAGGCCGGGCGCCTGAGGGTGGCAGGGAGCTGGGACCACCAGGACCCAGGCCACGGACGCCCacctgggagggggcagggcccGTCCTGGAGGAGCAGGTCGTCCAGAGCCATGTAGGAGTGCTCCACGCCAGCGGCCACCGCCTCGAACACCACCTAGGGGGCACCGGGTGGAGATCGTGCCTGCTGTGCCCTGGACAGCCCTTGGGGTAAGGAGGGCCCCCGCTCCGCTTACCCTCCAGGCCTGCCTGGCCTGCAGGTCCACGCTACCCAGGCGCCAAGTGGCCCCTCCACGGGAGCTGACGCTGAGTACTTGCTGCCTGCCGGCCTCCTCCACGTGGACCCTCAGAGTGCCTGCCGTCGAGCAGCCATCCCCATCAGCGCGGCAGGGGCTGCCAGCTCGGGCCCTGCGGTGGGGGGGCTCCCAAGGGCCTCCTGAGGGGACCCCACGGCCCCGGCTCCCAGCAGCCCCTCACCTGGGTTGCGGAGGCTCAGGTGGTACCAGAAGCTCAGGCAGGTAGGCTGCACCAGGGGCCGCTGCTCCTCCGAGGTCAGCAAGGCTGCGTGGCCACGGGGCAGGGCCTGCGGGCTCGTGTCCACGACCATGTAGTGCCCTGGGGGGTGGCAGGGTCAGCCTGCTGGCCGCCACCCCGCTCTCCCCGCCCCACCTGTCTGCCCACTGCCCCACCCCAGCAGGCACCCTGAGCTGTCTCCGTGGTGTGGTCAGCATGGGGCCCCCACGAGGCGTTGGCCTGGCGTGTCCAGAGGCCCCGGCCCCCCACGGAGAAGCCACAGGCCGAGTCCTCGAAGGAGCAGCGCCTGGGGGCCCAGCAGGGCCCGGGTCGCAGGGTCACATCATCCAGCGCCATGCTGCCGTGGTACCCGTCCCGGAGGCCCTCAAACAGCAGCTGGGGGGCAGAGAGGGGTCAGTGGCTGGCCTTGCCTCGCCCACCGCGCCCGCGCCCTGGGCCTCACCTGGTACTTGGCGCCCGAGTCCGGCTGGTGGTGGAGGGTGGCCCAGGCTTCGTGCCAGCGGTTGCCATGGGTGCCAGACCTCGACCACAAGTGCGTTTCTGCCTCCCCTTCTCGCCTCATCACCAGGCGCAGGGTCCCTAGAGGGAGGGGGTTGAGAGGGGACGAGGCCTTAACCCCTGCCTCTCATCCACTCCTGGGACCCCCGAGGGAGCAAGAGGCAGGACTCGGGGCCCCTGTGAGGCTTCCCTGAGGCCCTGCCCAGCTACGGGCCTCACCGATTTGGGGCCCAAAGAGGTGGAACCAGAAGGAGAGGCACTCCTGAGGGGCTGAGGGCACCCGAGGCTGGGTGAGCAGGTGGGCAGCAGGGCCCCGGGCTGGGGGATCCGTAGGGTCCAGGAGCACGAAGTGGCCTGCGGGGGCACAAGGGGCTGAGCTGCGGGGCCCCAGGCTGCTGGGGctcagccctgccctcccctctgcccctgggaCTCGAGGTCTAGCAGCCGCCCCCCAGGCACCCCACCTTACCTTGGCCCGTGGTGTGGTCGTACCTTGGGCCACGGCTCTCCACCCGGTGCCAGTGGGCATCTGTGAGGTGGCCGGTGTGCCAGCCGCAGGCTCCCCGCTCAAAGTTGCAGGAGACTTCTGGCGGCGGGCAGAGGCGGGTCAGCACCCCCGACACCCCTCCCGAGTGCCGAGAGGCTGGGGGAGACTGGCTCCTAGAGAGGGGGCTCGTGGGGGCCCCTGGAGGGGGACCGGGTGGGGGGCCAAGCACCCAGGGGAAGCACCTGAGTCTTCCTCAGTGGCTGCTGCGGGGCTGCAGCCCATCAGGGTCATGTCGTCCACCCCTGCGCCCTGCTGCCCGGGGCCGTCCACGTCCACCAGCCCGACCAGCTCCAGCTTCACGGGGCACGAAGGAGGAGGCTGTCAGCCAGGGCTGGCCCCCGGGGGCCCCTCTCCACCCCAGGCCGCTCTCCTCACCCGGAACGGCCGGCGGCGAGCCCCGAGAAGGACCCTGTCCACCTTCCAGCCCCCAGCGGTGCTGCCTAGGGCCTGCCACACCAGCTCGCGGCGGCTGCCCTCCACCACGACCAGCTCCAGGAAGCCTGGCGAGGGGTCACTGTGGGCGGCccgtcctgcccctgcccctcgcCCGGGGGCTCCGACTCCCCACCCCAGGACGGGGCAGAGGGTGCGAAGGGATGGTGGTACCTTGGGGGTGACTCTGAAGATAGTAAACCAGGTGGAGCTCACAGCGGGGGCCCGAGGGGCCGAGGGTGGGTGTGAGTACCCGGGCCTCCTCGGCCAGCtgcccccaggccctctgcacagCCAGGAAGTGCCCTGGGGAGAGCAGGCCTCAGAGCTGGTTCCTCCCAGGGACCCCGACCCAGCGCCCTCCCTAGGGAGAGGGGGCAGCTGGAAGGCAGGCCTCAGGCCACCCCAGGCGGAGCCTCACCAGCAGCCCTGCGGGCATCTGGACCGGGCCCCCCTCTGTCCGGGGCCGGGAGGCGCACCCACTGCAGCCGCCCCACGCTGGCGTCTTCCCAGCCCCCGCCGGAGGGCGACTCGAAGTCCGTGGTGCCTGCAagggcagggggcatgggtgGGCCTGGGCCTCGCCAGCCACTCCCAGAGGGGAGGccgggggaagggaggggaggcccCTGGCCCGCTCACCACACTCCTGCTCGTCCTCGCCCCCCGGGCACTGCTGCTGGAAGTCACACAGCTGCTCCGGGGGGACACACAGGTCCCCACAGAAGAAGTGTCCGGGCTCGCAGAAGCTCCGAGGCTGCAGGCTGGATGGCTGGGGCCAGGGGCCTGGGGCCCAGCACCCTGGAGGTGGACTGGCCAGCTCTGTGGGCCGGCGCGGGGGTCAGGTGGGCTGGTGGGGGCTGTGCTTCTCCCGGGGTGGGACGGGGTGGGACGGGGTGGGACGGGGTGGGACGGGGTGGGAGGGCCCAGCAGGCTCACCTGGGATTGGCTTGCAGTGGTCAGACAGGATGAGGTCGTCCAGGCCCACGACGCCCCCTGGGCCTGTCTGCCCAGCCAAGAGGATCTGGGGACAGACGGGGTCGGGGGTGCCCCAGCACCCCTCTGTGATCCCCAGGCTGGTCTGCCCCCGAATCCTCTCGCCAGAATCCACACCTCATCCTTGGCTCTTGCTGGACACCCAGCCCTTCAGAGGGCATCTCTGCAGGGAGCCCTCCCGTCCTCTGGCCTGCCCTCCTCCTGAGACAGTGGAGGGGCCCACATGGGGCTCCCTGAGGGGCCCCGGCCCTCCCTGCACGATGCTGCCCTCGCCAGCCTCACCTGAAAGGGGTGCCTGCTCTGGATGTCAACACGGTCTCGGACCCAGGCTGCCCCCAGCTCCCCGTGGCGCCTGCGCAGCAGGATGGGGGTCTGGGGGGCCGCGGGGCTCGCCGTCTGCAGGAACACCTGGAGGCAGCCGGCCTCTGACCCGTGCAGGTAGTGATAGAAGACGAGCTGGGAGGGGCCGAGCACAGTCAGCGGAGAGCCGCAGGGCCGGGCAGGCAGAGCCGGGCAGGCAGGGCCGCACCCTGTGACTCCCACCCGCTCACCGAGCAGTTGTGGGGGGCTGAGGCTTGGAACTTGGGGCTGGAGAGGACCGCTGGGGCGCTGGGCTCGGCCACGGATGCGAGGAAGAAGCCTGGGGAGATGGCAGGCGTGGGCTGGGGTGGCTGGTGGGGCGGGGGtccaggggcggggcgggggtccCCGGGGCCTCACCCTGCGCGCTGTTCCACGTGTGGTCACCGCGTGGCCAGGCGGGGAGCCTGGGGCTGCCGGCACTGCGGTTCCGGGTCCAGCCCTCTGAGTGGTTCCACAGGCCGAGGCCCATCTCAAAGTCGGTGGCTACATAGTGTCCTGGGGGGCAAGGGGGCTCCGGCTGTTGAGCGGGGCCTCCTGCCTGGCCCCCCGCCACCCAGGCCTGTGCTCACGGCCCCAGCTCCGGCGGACATCAGCTGTCTCAGCCCCCAAGGGATGGTGCCAAAGGCCAGCCCCCGGTCCCACTCACTGCAGAGGGCCGCGTCCTCGTCCGAGCGGTCCCCACAGTTGTCCTCCCCGTCACACAGCTGGGGGTGCGCCACACAAGCCTCGTTCCGGCAACGGTGGTGCCCCAGGGGGCAGTGCgcctgggaggctgggggcagggttAACCCATCACCCGCCCCAAGTCCCTGGGCGGGGCCACTGACCAGGGCCTCCTGCTGACCCCCTCCCCGCTCCAGGGGTGGGCCCACAGCCGGGGGACCTTACTGGGCAGCCCGCAGCGCCAGAAGGCCACGTCGTCCAAGGCCACAGTGCCCCTGTGGGTGGCATTTCGTGTGGCAGAGAAGGTCACCTGGAGACAGTGAGGTCCCTAAGTCAGGGCCCAGACCCTCCCCGCCGTCCCCACCGTCCAGAGCGCCCATCTCACCCTGAAGGCGCCCCGGATGCGACCAGTGGGCACCACCAGCTCCTGCCAGTCTGggccccagggccctgggctcCGCCACAGGGTCAGCGTCTCTGCACCGTGGGTCAGCTCCAGCCGCAGCTCGGCCACATCTGCAGTGAGGGGTCCGGGGGCAGCTCAGGCCCCAGGCCTCGCCCAGGCCCGTGGCTTTGCCCACCCCAGGACCCCTGCCCACCCTGGGGGCGCCTTCCCATCTCTGCGCCCCTTGTCTCAGGCCACCTGGCCTCGGTCGCAGGGTACGGGGTGCACACCTCCTGAGGCCGCGTGGTACCAGAGCCTGAGCTCGCAGGTGGGGGCGGCCTCGTGCAGGACAGGAGAGCGCAGGGCTGCGGTGGCCGTCTCCCTCCCGCGGTGTGTGCCGACCGCCACGTACCAGCCTAGTCAGCCGAGAGGTCAGGAGACGGGGTGGGAGGCACAGAGGGCTGGGGACAGCGTGGAGCCCCGCCCAGGCCTCACCGAGGTCGGTGCCCAGAGTGTGGTCCGAGCGCAGCTGCGGCCCCTGCGGCGAGGCCCCTGCACGGTCTCGGAGCCAGCGGTAGCCCGCGGTGCTGATGTCCTGCCAGCCGCAGGAGTCCCGCTCGAAGTCGCAGGTGAAGGGGGCGCCCGGGCTGGGCGAGACCCCGTGGTAACCTGGGGGGGCAGGGGGTCAGGCAGGGCGGCTGCGAGGGCGGTCCCGCTGCTGCCCCCAGCCCCGGCTCACCGCACTGCGCCTCGTCGGGGCAGCCCCTGCAGTCACACACGAAGTTGCACTCGGCCTCGCGGGGGGTCCTGCAGTGGTTGGGGACCCAGGCCCAGCCGGGAGACCCTGCTGCCAGCAGAGACAGCCAGGTGGCCAGGGGTAGGGAGGCCCCGCTGTTCCTCAGCCCAGAGACCCCTAAGAGTCAGGCATCCTGGGACATTTCGGCACCGGGCCAAGAGGCTGTGCAGGGAGGGGGCCAGGAACCCACGGAGAACTGCCCCCGGGGGTCCCTGTCAGGGCCCAGGAGGGCATGTCCGGCCCTGGAGAGGCTGGCTGTCAGGATGGGGTGCCTGGGTGTGCGAGGGGCCAAGCATCACCGATGCAGGTCCCTCCCTGGGGAGGACCGGAGCCCAGCGCAACTCAGGAGGGTCTGCGGCCCAGGCCCCCCAGCCTGCACCCAGCGCGGGCTGGACTCGGATCCCTACCCCAGCGAGGCTGTCCCCAGGACCCCGAGGGCTCACTCAGCATCCCCACTGCAGGCCGTCCCGGGCCCACGTCCCTCCTTCCCTGCAGACCCAGCAACCGGGCCCCCGGAAGGTCCTGATTCAGGAGCCAGGCGTGGCGACTCACCCAGGAGCATGACCACCGCAGGCAGGAGGTGGCCGCACAGCGGCATGGTCAGGCCCGAGGCAGAGAGGCCGGGGGTGCTGTGTGCCCTGGCCAGCCTGGTGGGGACTCTGCCTGTCAGCCCGAGGCCCCGCAGGCCGACTCTGCTCTGACCGCGGGCCCGGCTCAGCCCTTTCTGTATCTGCAGTGGGCCCGGCTCAGCCCCTGTATCTGCACCGCTGGCCCCGGCTCAGCCCCTGTATCTGCACCGCGGGCCCGGCTCAGCCCTTTCTGTATCTGCAGTGGGCCTGGCTCAGCCCCTGTATCTGCACCGCTGGCCCCGGCTCAGCCCCTGTATCTGCACCGCTGGCCCCGCCCCGAGCTGACAGGATGATCACCTGGCTCTAAGTGCATCCAGGAGAGGCCCCAGCCTGGGGGGCTCCCACCTGCCCGGCCCCCTTTGGGGCAAAGGTCGGGCCTCAGCCGTGGTGCCCACTGCGGCCCAGCCGTCTGGTGGAGGCCCCGCTGGAGACAGCGCCGAGTGGCACAGGCCTCAGCTACTCCTCCTGGGGCCCCTGGTCCCGCAGAGTTCAACTCAGCCGGGCAGGAACTCAGCTTGTGCAAACCGTGCACCTGGCTTGAGTTCCCTGCACGGGGAGGGGGCAACCCTGGCAACCAGGGATGTCGTCCCTCTCCGTAACTCAGCCTGTGGGCTCCTCTTCACTTGCTCGCTTAAAAACGATGACTGTTTTCTTGTCAACAAGTGTCCGAACCGTGTGGTGTGGGCTGGGCACGGCCAGGCACAGGGTCCAGAGGAGCCGAGGGGCTCTGGGCCTCATGGCACTGACCTCAGCGGAGGACCTGGTACCAGGCGCTGCCAAGTTTATCACCGTCCGGCCTTGAGAGCTTGTCTAacctgagcctgtttcctcatctttaaaagtgTAACGATGGCGCCTCTGTGGAAAGGCTCCTGTGAGGGCCCTGGAGTCCAGAGGAGGCGGGTGCAGCGTGATGGAGGCCTCTGCTCCCCACAGCGCCAGGAGAAGGGTCCTGGGAGAGGGGCTCCACGCCTGACACCCGGTTTACTTGAAGCAGGAGTCTGAGGCAGTGGCCCTGATTCTGGAGTCGAGGGGCCACAGACCACCCGACTCGAGACCTCAGTCAGCAGCGGCCAAGGTAGGGGTTGCTGGTGCCCTCCCCCTACCGGGAGGGGCCCGCCTCCGCAGGCTGGAGGGACTTGGCCCTAGCTCCTTGCGTAACGGCTTGTCAGGCCTCTTCCCAGATGACTGTGGGGACAGCAGGTGCATGGAGAAGCAATCAGGTCATAAACGGGGGCAGCGGCCAGGGCCCCCTTATCAGACCCCAAAGGGCTGAGTgtgccctgcccctccctgggcccctggGGCAGGTTGCATGAGGGGCAGCCTCCAGCTCTTGGCCACCCACCTACACCAGCTGGAAGTACAGCGAGGTGCGCTGAGAACAGAGACGCCAAGCACACAGCGCTCAGGGAGCAGCAGAGCTGACGATGCTTTTAATTCTCCCAAGAGGGAGCCCCAGGCCCCGAGACCTGGCCAGGGTGGCAAAGGGGGTGCAGTCCGGCCCCTTGGGAGGGGCCTTCAGGGCAGAGTTCTGAGTGGGCTGCTGGACAGAGCGGGCCTCGAGTGGGCCTCAGTAGCCGTCGTCAGCCCACGTGACTTCGTAGTCCGGATACTTGGCTTTAATCTTCTCAGTGGAGACAGAGTGCTGGGCGCGACCGTAACCCTGAGGGAAGGAGGTGGCTCTCACACACCAGGTCCTGGCTCCGGGGGCCCCCAGGCAGCAGGGACACCAAGAGCCAGGCGGGGAGGCTGTCATCCCCCTAGCCACTCAAGCCACTCTCCTGGGAAGTGTAGCCTCCAGAGTGAGCCGACCTGGAGGGAGGGCCCTCCAGCTAGAGGTCGAGCTGGCTCTGGGTGCCCTGTGACCCTGCAGGTAGAGCGGTGAAGGGAGAGGCAGGCATCCAAGCTCCAACACAGCGCTGGCAGCCTCCAAGCGCTGGAGGACAGGGGCCTGGCCAGGCCTTCGGGGCAGGAACAGCACACAGCCCACTGCGGGCAAGCagtggctccctccctccccctatGTTTCCTGGGTCATGCCGCGTGGAAACTGGGATGCTGCGGTCCCTGGAGGCAGGGTTATGTCGGCGAGAAGGGCCGGGTGTTCCTCAGCCAGGACTGGGGTCCCCAGCTGCGGGCTCACCATGGAGTAGCCGTACACGTGGATCTTCCTGTCCTGGCTCTGGTGGGAAATGCGCCCGCCCCCCAGGCACTCGCAGTCGTAGCCCTTCTTCTGTATCTCGCCCGATACCTTGTCGTAGATGTCGGCTGGAATGGGAGGGGAGCTCAGCACCAGCCAGGGCGGAGGGGGTCTGAGGCCCTCCCCCcgcagcccccgcccccaggagAGGAGACCTTCTGGACcggagaaaagggaggagagggtgcgCCTGGGCAGAAGCCCTGGACTAGGAGTGGGGGTCGGGCCACGGCAGCCCCTCGTCTCCAGGACAGTCTGGATGCCTCCCTGCCTCGCAAGCCGGGCGGCGAGGAGACCCGGCACAGAGTCTACctacccccgccccgccctcgaCCCGCTCCAGCCGCGCTGGCCCCGCCCACAGCgcccgaggccccgcccccggcccgccgcCCCGCCCTCACCGTGGTACTCGGCCCACTTGTAGCCGCGCACGATCTCTTTGGTCTCCCCGGCCGGGTCCCCGGAGGGTGGCGCCGCATAGACTCGAATCAGCACATACTTGAAGACGCCGTCGGAGTCGATGTCCACGTCGGGGATCTGGGCGAGGCCCGCCGCCGCCATGTTCCCGGAGCGCGCTCGCCCTACGGCCCGCGGCCCTGCCCCACGCGACCCCTGGCTGCGCGGACcgcggaggggcggggcctggaggcCGCTGGCCAATCCCGCGGGGGCATGCTGCCCGGGCCCAGCGCCTCAGCCAACCGTGCGGCCGACCGGCGGCACAGACGAACCAATCGCGGCCCAGCTTCTTGCAGCGCGGTGACCGCGCCAGCTCCCCTTAAAGGGGAACAAGGAGTGGGGAGTGGGTGTGGGTTCCTTTCAGCCCACGGAGAAGTCCCTGCGCGCGGGTCAGGGGCGGCTGACGGGCCCCTCTGGGGGACTGGGCGGCCCACGAGGCGCAGGGGGCGCGCGCTGGCCCTGACTCCCTCCGCAGACCATGCGCGCTGCCCTCGGCTTCCGCCCGGGTCCCCGCAGTGTATCTGAGGGCCTCCCGCCCGGGTACTCCCCATGCTGTCCCGCGGCCTCCCGGCCCCGTCCCCGCCGAGTCCCGCGGCCTCCCGTCCCCTCGTCCGCACCGAGTCCCACGGTCTCCCGGCCCCGTCCCCGCCGAGTCCCGCGGCCTCCCGTCCCCTCGTCCGCACCGAGTCCCACGGTCTCCCGGCCCCGTCCCCGCCGAGTCCCGCGGCCTCCCGGCCCCGTCCCCGCCGAGTCCCGCGGCCTCCCGGCCCCGTCCCCGCCGAGTCCCGCGGCCTCCCGGCCCCGTCCCCGCCGAGTCCCGCGGCCTCCCGGCCCCGTCCCCGCCGAGTCCCGCGGTCTCCCGGCTCCTCGTCCGCACCGAGTCCCGCGGTCTCCCGGCCCCGTCCCCACCGAGTCCGAGCCCGCCTCTCTCCGGCCTCCCACTCCACGTTGTTCAGTGGTTTCCCACCGCTGTTTCCGAAGGCCTGCCCCCCATGGCTCCGAAAATCTTCAACGTCGCACCCACTCTGAACAAAAAACGAGGCAGCAGTGGCTACATTCGAGTTATATTTTCCTTAGTTCGAAAGCGCTCCCCCTCTGGAAGTAACCCCAGTCCAGGGTCCTTCCTGGGCGGCGCGTAGGGCCGAAGGCGGAGGCCCCTGGGCAGGGGGCGCCGAGGCCAGTTTGTGAGGCCGAGAAGGCGGGAGGGGCTAAGCGGGGCGCGTGGCCGGTGCGAATGCGCGGAGCCGAGGCAGGCGCgcaggcaggtggagaaggaacGAGAGGAGATGGGTGCGGGTGCGGGTGCGCGGGCGGGGGTGAGGGCAGCGAtcggaggtgggaggtggggcccCACAATTTAATTGACTCGATACCTCCTACCACCTGGCCCTGACGGGGGCCTGGGGCTTCAGGAGGGCCCTTCTGGGCGCCGGGCCTCGCCCTCTAAGGCCAGGGCCAGCGGGCAGCCCCCGACGAGAGC encodes:
- the PHPT1 gene encoding 14 kDa phosphohistidine phosphatase, with amino-acid sequence MAAAGLAQIPDVDIDSDGVFKYVLIRVYAAPPSGDPAGETKEIVRGYKWAEYHADIYDKVSGEIQKKGYDCECLGGGRISHQSQDRKIHVYGYSMGYGRAQHSVSTEKIKAKYPDYEVTWADDGY